Proteins from a genomic interval of Drosophila melanogaster chromosome 2R:
- the CG8841 gene encoding uncharacterized protein, isoform A: MGNTDSKLNFRKAIVQLTQKNQKIDPSDEQFWEQFWQGHQTTLEDVFALVTSSEIRQIRNENPANLATLCYKAVEKLAQAVDSSCRTQAEQQCVLNCVRLLVRCLPYIFEDEKWRDFFWSSLPSQDKTMPLAQSLLNATCDLLFCPDFTVTATRRAGPEKAEELANIDSCEYIWEAGVGFAQSPPHNAHMERRRTELLKLLLTCFSEPMYRSPQQSEEPNKWIAYFTSADNRHALPLFTSFLNTVCSYDPVGFGVPYNHLLFADTTEPLVEACLQLLIVTLDHDMVVQQQLTQPGQASYDEGNCGDNLFINYLSRVHRDEDFHFVLKGITRLLNNPLVQNYLPNSTKRLHCHQELLILFWKICDYNKKFLYFVLKSSDVLDILIPILYHLNYSRADQSRVGLMHIGVFILLLLSGERNFGVRLNKAYSATVPMDIPVFTGTHADLLITVFHKIIATGHQRLQPLFDCLLTILVNVSPYLKTLSMVASVKMLHLLEAFSTPWFLLSAPSNHHLVFFLLEIFNNIIQYQFDGNSNLVYTIIRKRHVFHAMANLPTDMAGIAKCLSGRKTGGKFNLPRVPQRRTPAVSQELPSAHVPEEYNEEDEDEDEEEIINEEPKAEEDLESETESHERSQAGELQSDVLTAQPAEPGTLKTSLLDTPGITQMTEREQAHPNDKPQVEDSTDIVPYDRSAASTPTDERKSTSPTELSRLSVAHRASIRMVPGESDRWTPTPEWIVSWRSKLPLQTIMRLLQVLVPQVEKICIDKGLTDESEILKFLQHGTLVGLLPVPHPILIRKYQANAGTTAWFRTYIWGVIYLRNVEPAIWYDTEVKLFEIQRV, from the exons ATGGGAAACACGGACTCCAAGTTGAACTTTCGCAAGGCGATTGTGCAGCTGACGCAGAAGAACCAGAAGATCGACCCCAGCGACGAGCAGTTCTGGGAGCAGTTCTGGCAGGGCCACCAGACGACGCTGGAGGATGTGTTCGCGCTGGTCACCTCGAGCGAGATTCGCCAGATACGGAACGAGAATCCAGCCAACCTGGCCACCTTATGCTACAAGGCGGTGGAAAAGCTTGCCCAGGCGGTAGACAGCAGTTGTCGCACGCAGGCGGAGCAGCAGTGCGTTTTGAACTGCGTGCGGCTGCTCGTCCGGTGTCTGCCGTACATTTTCGAGGACGAAAAGTGGCGCGACTTCTTCTGGAGCAGCCTGCCATCGCAGGACAAGACCATGCCGTTGGCTCAGTCACTGCTCAATGCCACCTGCGACCTTCTTTTCTGTCCCGACTTCACGGTTACGGCCACGCGGCGTGCGGGCCCCGAGAAGGCCGAGGAGTTGGCGAACATCGATAGCTGCGAGTACATTTGGGAAGCGGGCGTGGGTTTCGCCCAGTCACCGCCCCACAACGCCCACATGGAGCGCAGGCGCACGGAGTTGCTGAAGCTATTACTCACCTGCTTCTCGGAGCCCATGTACCGATCGCCGCAGCAGTCCGAGGAGCCCAACAAGTGGATAGCATATTTCACCTCGGCCGACAATCGCCATGCCCTGCCGCTGTTCACCTCGTTTCTGAACACCGTGTGCTCCTACGATCCGGTGGGCTTCGGCGTGCCCTACAATCACCTGCTGTTTGCAGACACCACAGAGCCCCTGGTGGAAGCGTGCCTTCAACTGCTCATTGTCACCTTGGATCACGATATGgtggtgcagcagcaactcacACAACCCGGACAGGCGTCCTACGACGAGGGCAATTGCGGCGACAACTTGTTCATTAACTATCTTTCGAGGGTTCACCGCGACGAGGACTTTCACTTTGTGCTCAAGGGCATAACCAGGCTGCTGAACAACCCACTGGTCCAGAACTATTTGCCCAATTCCACAAAGCGACTTCATTGCCACCAGGAGCtgcttattttgttttggaaAATATGCGACTACAACAAAAAGTTTCTGTATTTTGTGCTAAAGAGCTCCGATGTTCTGGACATCCTGATTCCCATTCTGTATCACCTAAACTACTCCCGAGCGGATCAATCTCGAGTGGGCTTGATGCATATTGGAGTATTCATACTGTTGCTCCTATCGG GTGAGCGAAACTTTGGGGTTCGGCTTAACAAAGCATACTCCGCCACGGTGCCCATGGATATACCTGTGTTTACTGGAACCCATGCGGACTTACTCATCACTGTGTTCCACAAAATAATAGCCACTGGCCACCAGAGGCTGCAGCCGCTTTTCGATTGTCTGCTGACCATTCTGGTAAATGTCTCACCATATCTGAAAACCCTCTCGATGGTGGCTAGTGTAAAGATGTTGCATCTCCTGGAGGCTTTTAGCACACCCTGGTTTCTGCTATCGGCACCCAGCAATCATCATTTGGTGTTTTTCCTGCTGGAGATCTTCAATAACATTATACAGTATCAGTTCGATGGCAACTCGAATCTAGTCTACACCATAATTCGAAAGCGTCATGTGTTCCATGCCATGGCAAATCTCCCGACCGATATGGCTGGCATAGCCAAGTGCCTGAGTGGCCGTAAAACAGGTGGAAAGTTTAACTTGCCGCGGGTACCACAGCGAAGAACGCCAGCTGTGTCCCAGGAACTGCCCTCGGCCCACGTGCCAGAAGAGTACAACGAAGAagacgaggatgaggacgaggaggagatAATTAATGAAGAGCCCAAGGCGGAAGAGGATCTCGAATCGGAGACAGAGTCTCATGAGCGATCTCAGGCGGGGGAGCTGCAGTCGGACGTTCTCACGGCGCAGCCAGCCGAGCCAGGAACACTGAAAACGTCCTTGTTGGACACCCCGGGCATTACTCAGATGACGGAGCGGGAGCAGGCGCATCCAAATGACAAGCCTCAGGTGGAGGATTCTACAGACATTGTGCCCTACGACAGATCAGCCGCTTCGACGCCAACTGACGAACGCAAGTCCACCTCACCCACGGAATTGTCCCGCTTGTCGGTGGCCCACAGGGCCAGCATTCGCATGGTGCCTGGCGAGAGCGATCGTTGGACGCCCACGCCCGAGTGGATCGTCTCCTGGCGCTCCAAGCTGCCGCTGCAGACCATCATGCGACTGCTTCAGGTCCTAGTGCCCCAGGTGGAGAAGATCTGCATTGACAAAGGACTGACCGACGAGTCGGAGATCCTCAAGTTTCTGCAACACGGAACGTTAGTGGGACTGCTCCCAGTGCCGCATCCCATTCTCATC